From a region of the uncultured Desulfatiglans sp. genome:
- a CDS encoding hypothetical protein (Evidence 5 : Unknown function): MPDISADLHGWSWDDLQVVSIQALGSLERAGRGPATTRRGRRSASFSDQDFRHYLENL; encoded by the coding sequence TTGCCCGACATCAGCGCCGATCTGCACGGTTGGTCGTGGGACGACCTGCAGGTCGTCTCCATTCAAGCGCTTGGCTCCCTCGAGAGGGCGGGAAGGGGACCCGCCACTACGCGGCGCGGCAGGCGCTCCGCATCCTTCTCGGACCAGGATTTTCGGCATTATCTGGAAAACCTCTGA